The stretch of DNA CAGCTCGGGGCTGACGCCGGTGTCGCCGGAGTACACCAGGCTGCGGCCCGCGTGCTCCACCCGGAAGGCGTACGCCTCCACCGGGTGGTTGACCGGGATGGCGGTGACCCGCAGCGGGCCCAGGTCGAAGGTGCCCTCGGTCAGGGTGTGGAAGTCGAAGACCTCCTTCATCCCCGGGTCCGCCGGCATGTCGTACGCGCGGGCGAGCCGCTCGGGCGTGCCCTGCGGCCCGTACACCGGGAGCGGGTCCGGGCAGCCCTCGAAGCGGTAGTTGCGGGCCACCCAGTACGCGCACAGGTCGATGCAGTGGTCGGCGTGCAGGTGGCTGAGCAGCACGGCGTCGAGCTCGTAGAGCCCGCAGTACTGCTGAAGCGGGCCGAGCGCGCCGTTGCCCATGTCGAGCAGGGCCCGGTAGCCCTCGGCCTCGACCAGGTAGCTGGAGCAGGGCGAGTCGACGGACGGGAAGCTCCCCGAGCACCCCACCACGGTCAGTTTCATGCCGAGCCCCTCCGCCCCACTGGGTCATGGTCCGCGACTGCCCGCGGCTACCGACAGGTAGCGCGGTCTCTGCGAGATGAGAGTAAGGGCGGAAGGGCACTTTGCCTCCGTCTCCGTGCCGTGCTGTGGCTGGAATCACCAGAACGGGGCGGGCCCTCAGCGGTGGCCGGGGCGGTTGCGGGCCCAGGTGCGGATGGTGTCCGGATACCAGCGCGGATGCCCGTTCGAATCGGTCAGGTCGGGGTCCGGCAGCAGGCCGTGCCGCCGGTAGTTCCGCACGGTCTCGGTCTGGACGTTGATGTGGCGGGCGATCTCGGCGTAGGACCAGAGGTCGGTGCTGCGAGCGCTCATCGGGGGCCACCTTCGGGGGAGGGTTCCGAGGCTGGTTCTGCTGTGGCCAGCTTTTCCGGCCCAACGAGGAGCTTTAGGGCGGAACGGACCTTGTGGATGTTCCGTGACGAACCAGCAGCCGCAGACGGACAAATCCCCGAATGTCACGGCGGCCGGTACGGTCTGGCGTACGAATTCGGACAGCGCGAGGAGTGGTGTGGTGCAGGGCTTGCTCTGGGTGGCGGCGGTACTGGTGGCGGTCCTGGCGGCGGCCGCTCTGGCCGTCGCGCTGCGACGGCGGCGGACCCCGCCGGGCGGCCCGGCCGCCGGGGAGATCTGGTGGGCCGAGGTGCCCTTCGAGGACGGCCCGGGGGCCAAGGACCGACCCTGTCTCGTGCTCGGCGTCCGCGGCCGCACCGCCACCGTCGCCAAGATCACCAGCAAGCACCACGCCGAACGCCCCGGCGTTCTCCGCCTCCCGGCCGGCTCCGTCGGCGACCGGGAGGGCCGCACCAGCTGGCTGGAGACGGAGGAGCTCCGCCGGGTGCCGCTCGGGCACTTCCGCCGCAGGGTCGGCCCGGTGGACGCCGCCACCTGGGCCCGGGTCGGCCGGCGCTGACCACCGGCACCCGGGCCGCCGCCAACTGCCGGTGAGCTGCCTGAGCACCTGCCGCCGAGGCGGATGACCAGCTCATAGCGTGGCAGCGTTGCAGGGTGGCCGACGAGGAAGGGATCGTCGCGCGCCAGTCGGATCCGGCTCCCGGAGCCCGCCCCTGCTCCATCGACACGGATGAGCGGTGAGGGAACCTATGGGCAGCTCGGACGGACTCGGCGACCTGATCGGGGACGAGGGCGCGGTGCCCTCCCGGCTCCCGTTCGGTGGCCGCTGCCCGGAGCCGGGCCCCTGCCCGGCCGAGCGCCGCTCCCTCGCCCTCCCCAGCCCCACGGCCGACGGCACCCCCGACGAACTCCCGGTCGCCGCCCTGCTGTTGCTCGCCCAGCGGTACGCCGACGCCCCGGCCTTCCGGCTCGGGGTGCGCCACGCCGCCGCCTCCGGCGCGCACCCGGCCACCCTGCCGGCCTCCGCCACCCCGGGCGAGCGCACCGCCGCCGCGCACCTGGCCACCGTCCGCGCGGCCCTGGAGCTCCCGGCCGAGGCGGCGGAGGAGGCCCCGCAGCTGC from Kitasatospora sp. MMS16-BH015 encodes:
- a CDS encoding MBL fold metallo-hydrolase, with amino-acid sequence MKLTVVGCSGSFPSVDSPCSSYLVEAEGYRALLDMGNGALGPLQQYCGLYELDAVLLSHLHADHCIDLCAYWVARNYRFEGCPDPLPVYGPQGTPERLARAYDMPADPGMKEVFDFHTLTEGTFDLGPLRVTAIPVNHPVEAYAFRVEHAGRSLVYSGDTGVSPELVELARGADLFLCEAAYTHGRENIEAVHLNGRQAGEHAQAAGVGRLVLTHIPPWTDAGANLRDAAAAFPGPVEVARAGAVYEF
- a CDS encoding MerR family transcriptional regulator, whose protein sequence is MSARSTDLWSYAEIARHINVQTETVRNYRRHGLLPDPDLTDSNGHPRWYPDTIRTWARNRPGHR
- a CDS encoding type II toxin-antitoxin system PemK/MazF family toxin; amino-acid sequence: MQGLLWVAAVLVAVLAAAALAVALRRRRTPPGGPAAGEIWWAEVPFEDGPGAKDRPCLVLGVRGRTATVAKITSKHHAERPGVLRLPAGSVGDREGRTSWLETEELRRVPLGHFRRRVGPVDAATWARVGRR